From the genome of Haematobia irritans isolate KBUSLIRL unplaced genomic scaffold, ASM5000362v1 scaffold_6, whole genome shotgun sequence, one region includes:
- the LOC142242722 gene encoding histone H3, translating to MARTKQTARKSTGGKAPRKQLATKAARKSAPATGGVKKPHRFRPGTVALREIRRYQKSTELLIRKLPFQRLVREIAQDFKTDLRFQSSAVMALQEASEAYLVGLFEDTNLCAIHAKRVTIMPKDIQLARRIRGERA from the coding sequence ATGGCTCGTACCAAGCAAACTGCCCGTAAATCTACCGGTGGCAAAGCCCCTCGTAAGCAATTGGCTACTAAAGCTGCTCGTAAGAGTGCCCCAGCCACCGGCGGTGTCAAGAAGCCCCATCGTTTCCGCCCTGGTACCGTTGCTTTGCGTGAAATCCGTCGTTACCAAAAGAGCACAGAATTGTTGATCCGCAAATTGCCTTTCCAACGTTTGGTTCGTGAAATTGCCCAAGATTTCAAAACTGACTTGCGTTTCCAGAGTTCTGCTGTCATGGCCTTGCAAGAAGCTAGCGAAGCCTACTTGGTTGGTCTATTCGAAGATACCAACTTGTGCGCTATCCATGCTAAGCGTGTCACCATCATGCCCAAGGATATCCAATTGGCCAGACGTATTCGTGGAGAACgtgcttaa